The Methylothermaceae bacteria B42 genome has a segment encoding these proteins:
- a CDS encoding transcriptional regulator (sigma 54-dependent; regulates genes involved in forming a 2',3'-cyclic phosphodiester on RNA): MNNTVVSILGQRLDNAGYGQKRWLRWRPTLSLLMHHEFPVDELVLIHHREEQRLADLTMNDVLHICPGLKVTPYVTDFHDPWDFEQVYGQLHDFAHDYPFDPERRQYYFHITTGTHVAQICVYLLTEANYFPGKLIQTAPSKTGPDGVYQIIDLDLSRYDKIASRFRREEQEAIRHLKSGIETRNRGYNQMITEIEQVAVRSTAPIFLTGPTGVGKSHLARKIYELKRQRGQLTGRFVEVNCATLRGDNAMSTLFGHVKGAYTGAARDRAGLLMEADGGLLFLDEIGELGLDEQAMLLRAIEDRVFTPLGSDREVSSHFQLIAGTNRDLQERISQGLFREDLLARINLWRYSLPSLRERSEDIEPNIEFELQRFARERNQKVSFNRAAKAKYLAFALSNEALWRANFRDLNASITRMATLATSGRISEEIVENELARLRADWQGGVRLDEDFDSLGALLKKDVYEQLDLFERLQLAQVIRICQQSHSLADAGRKLFDKSRLRRKAGNDSQRLRAYLQKYGLVFKDLQLS; this comes from the coding sequence ATGAATAATACCGTTGTAAGTATTTTGGGCCAGCGTCTGGATAATGCTGGATACGGCCAAAAACGCTGGTTGCGTTGGCGTCCTACTTTATCGCTACTCATGCACCATGAGTTTCCCGTGGACGAACTGGTCTTGATCCACCATCGGGAGGAACAACGCCTGGCGGATCTCACCATGAATGATGTCTTGCACATCTGTCCCGGCTTGAAGGTGACACCCTATGTTACCGACTTTCATGATCCCTGGGATTTTGAGCAGGTCTATGGCCAGCTCCATGATTTTGCCCACGACTATCCTTTCGATCCTGAGCGCCGCCAATATTATTTCCATATCACTACTGGCACCCATGTTGCCCAGATATGTGTGTATTTGCTGACCGAGGCGAATTATTTCCCGGGCAAATTAATTCAAACCGCCCCGAGTAAAACCGGCCCTGACGGCGTTTATCAGATTATCGACCTGGATTTATCCCGTTATGACAAGATCGCTTCCCGTTTCCGCCGGGAAGAACAGGAGGCTATTCGCCATCTCAAAAGCGGAATCGAGACCCGCAACCGTGGATATAACCAGATGATTACGGAAATAGAGCAGGTGGCGGTACGGTCCACGGCGCCGATTTTCCTGACCGGTCCCACTGGCGTTGGCAAATCCCACCTGGCCAGGAAAATCTATGAATTAAAGCGGCAACGGGGCCAACTCACGGGACGTTTTGTGGAAGTTAATTGCGCCACCTTGCGCGGCGATAATGCCATGTCTACTTTGTTTGGCCATGTGAAGGGCGCTTATACCGGGGCCGCCCGAGACCGGGCCGGATTGTTAATGGAAGCAGACGGCGGTTTGCTGTTTTTGGACGAAATCGGCGAGCTGGGGCTGGACGAGCAAGCCATGTTGTTGCGCGCCATTGAGGACCGGGTATTTACACCCCTCGGTTCGGATCGTGAGGTCAGCAGTCATTTTCAGTTGATTGCGGGCACCAACCGGGATTTGCAAGAGCGGATAAGCCAGGGACTGTTTCGGGAGGATTTGTTGGCCCGGATAAACTTGTGGCGCTACAGTTTGCCCAGCCTGCGGGAAAGATCAGAAGATATCGAACCCAATATTGAGTTTGAATTGCAACGCTTTGCCCGGGAACGGAACCAGAAGGTCAGCTTCAACCGCGCCGCCAAAGCCAAATATCTCGCCTTTGCCTTAAGCAACGAGGCCTTGTGGCGGGCTAACTTCCGGGATTTGAACGCCAGCATCACTCGCATGGCCACCCTGGCCACCAGTGGCAGAATCAGCGAGGAAATTGTGGAAAACGAACTTGCCCGCTTGCGGGCGGATTGGCAGGGTGGCGTCAGGCTTGATGAAGACTTTGATTCCCTCGGGGCGTTGTTAAAAAAGGATGTTTATGAGCAGCTTGATCTGTTCGAGCGGCTTCAACTTGCCCAGGTTATCCGTATCTGCCAGCAAAGCCACAGCCTGGCCGACGCCGGCCGGAAATTGTTTGACAAAAGCCGCTTGCGCAGAAAAGCTGGTAATGATTCACAGCGTCTTCGGGCGTATCTCCAAAAATACGGTTTAGTATTTAAAGACTTGCAGCTAAGCTAG
- a CDS encoding RNA-splicing ligase RtcB, with product MVSYEVMHEAYSQVPVKSWTRGVPCDDKTRQQLLNLTRMPFIHRWVAAMPDVHVGKGATIGSVIPTVGAVIPAAVGVDLGCGMMAVKTSLTTSDLPDHLGNMRSAIEKAVPHGRSKKLRRGARDKGSWGEVPEDVADAWQPLAEGFNRLTEKHGFIKNTNNIKHLGTLGTGNHFIEVCLDENQQVWVMLHSGSRGVGNAIGNHFIEKAKKEMERWFIHLPAQDLAYLPEGSEHFTDYVAAVAWAQDFARVNREVMMRRTLQVIAKALGRTFESALEAVNCHHNYIRKEQHYGQGVWVTRKGAVSARKGEMGIIPGSMGAKSFIVRGLGNEESFCSCSHGAGRVMSRTEAKKAITLEQHLLATDGVECRKDEGVIDETPAAYKPIEQVMAAQRDLVEIVHTLKQVVCVKG from the coding sequence ATGGTCAGTTACGAAGTAATGCATGAAGCCTATTCCCAGGTTCCGGTGAAATCCTGGACCCGGGGCGTGCCATGCGACGATAAAACCAGACAACAGCTGTTGAATCTTACCCGGATGCCTTTTATCCACCGCTGGGTGGCGGCCATGCCTGATGTCCACGTCGGCAAAGGCGCGACTATCGGAAGCGTGATTCCCACGGTGGGCGCGGTGATTCCCGCTGCGGTTGGCGTTGACTTGGGATGCGGGATGATGGCGGTAAAAACTTCCCTTACCACCAGTGATCTGCCAGATCATCTGGGTAACATGCGCAGCGCCATTGAAAAGGCGGTCCCCCACGGCCGCTCCAAAAAATTACGGCGCGGCGCACGGGACAAGGGAAGTTGGGGCGAGGTGCCAGAGGATGTAGCCGACGCCTGGCAACCATTGGCCGAGGGATTCAATCGCCTGACGGAAAAGCATGGATTCATAAAAAACACCAATAATATCAAACATCTGGGAACACTAGGTACCGGCAATCATTTTATCGAAGTGTGTCTGGATGAAAACCAGCAAGTTTGGGTAATGCTGCACAGTGGTTCAAGAGGGGTTGGTAATGCCATAGGCAACCATTTCATTGAAAAGGCGAAGAAAGAAATGGAGCGCTGGTTCATTCACCTTCCCGCCCAGGATCTGGCTTATTTGCCCGAAGGCAGCGAACACTTCACTGACTATGTAGCCGCGGTGGCCTGGGCACAGGATTTCGCCCGGGTCAACCGGGAGGTCATGATGAGAAGAACCCTGCAAGTCATCGCCAAAGCCTTGGGACGAACTTTCGAATCGGCGCTGGAAGCGGTGAACTGCCACCACAACTACATCCGCAAGGAGCAGCATTATGGCCAGGGGGTCTGGGTAACCCGCAAGGGCGCGGTCAGCGCCAGAAAGGGAGAAATGGGCATCATCCCCGGCAGCATGGGAGCCAAATCTTTTATCGTCCGGGGCCTGGGCAATGAGGAAAGCTTTTGCAGCTGCAGTCACGGCGCGGGCCGGGTCATGTCCCGCACCGAGGCCAAAAAGGCAATCACCCTGGAACAGCACCTGCTGGCCACCGACGGCGTGGAATGCCGCAAGGACGAGGGCGTCATTGATGAAACCCCAGCGGCTTACAAACCCATTGAACAAGTGATGGCCGCCCAGCGGGACTTGGTGGAAATTGTCCACACACTGAAACAGGTGGTTTGTGTCAAAGGATAA